The genomic stretch GAACGCGGAATCACATCTCCGCAAGCTACATTCTCAACATGCTTTGGTTCGCCATTCCTTCCGCTTCCAGCAACGAAATATGCGGAAATGCTTGGCAAAAAAATCAGCGAGCATAACGTCCAGGTCTTCTTGGTGAATACAGGATGGACCGGCGGTGAGTACGGTGTAGGAAGCCGGATGAAACTAAGCTATACACGCGCAATGGTACAGGCAGCCCTTGAAGGTGAATTGACAAACGTAGAGACGGTTAAGGATGATATTTTCGGATTGTCCGTTCCAATTCATGTTCCTGGTGTTCCGGATGATGTCCTTCAACCGAACAAAACATGGCTGGATCAAGAAGCCTACAAGAAGAAAGCACAAGAACTAAGCAGCAAATTTCAGGAAAACTTCAAAAAGTTCGCCAATGTCAAAGAAGAAATTGCAGAATTGGGCGGACCGCTGAAATAAACAGAAAGAGAGCAGCCGGCAATTGGCTGCTCTTTTTTTATTTGGCGGGTATCGATGGATTTTCATGGCGGCGCGGCGATTGGGCGGCATTTGCTCCGTACTTTTGGCGTTGACCGCTCAACTTTTCCAATTTACCCCGCAACTTTCGGGCGTAACCGCCGCACTTTTCCGGTTAACCCCGCAACTTTTTGACTCAACCGCTCAACTTTCCTATTATTGGAATCTAAACTGCCCCAAAAATATTAAAAAGCACAAAAAAGACGCTCCCGCACGAAGCAGGCAATGTCTTTTTCTTCGCACCAGCCTTTTAAGTACTCAATCAGCCAGCTCAACTATTTTTATGTAATTTAATTAGTAGTGTATAACGAAATGAGTTGATAAACGATCATCGTTTTGTCATCTTGCATTTCAAGTTTTTGGATCACTGCGATCCCGGTGCTCTCCCCATCTTTCGTGCGCTTTACTTCAATCGGGATATCGAGCGGATAGATCCTGTACCCATCCTTTACCAAGGAAAACATGTTTTCCTCCAGCCTTTTTTCATTTCCTTTTGTAACGATCATCGTATTGAATTCTAATGGCATCCCCATAATGATTCATTCTCCTTTTCCAACAGATTTTGACTTTATGAAGAACGGGATTGGCTTTTCATCCATGAGGTCAATTTTTGAACTACTTGCCGATTGACACTCGGCGGAAAATAATGTGTATATTCATTAAAATACCATGTTTCATGGGATTTACCCAGCTTTTTTAATTGTTTTTCCAAACGTTTTGCATGCTCCGCCGATACATTTTTGTCCAGCGCACCATGAATGATCAAAACCGGGGCCCTAAGATTCTCAAGGTCATGTATCGGCGTCCTCCAATCATATCGTTCAGGAAACTTATTAGGTGTCCCTCCGATTACACGTTTCATCATCCTTCGCAGATCTTTTCTTTCTTTATAGGTTAAGTGCATATCTGAAACCCCGCCCCATGTCACAATGGATGAAGTCTCCGACCGATGAATCCCTGTCAATAGTGCCATGACACCTCCCCTGGAGAATCCGAAAACATGAATTCTCCCATCCTTGAGACGCGGGTAATCCTTTAACAAATCAAATGCAGAAAAGGCATCTTCCCTATCATCGCCTGCAAAGTCTTCATTTCCTTCTCCGCCTTCATTTCCTCGATAATAGGGTGCGAACACAATGAACCCTTCAGATGCAAACTGGGCGATCCTTGCCGGCCTCACCATGCCGACACGCTTGATGCCTCCGCGTAGATAAAGGAATCCCTCGTACTGTTTTTCGTCATCTGGTTCTGCCATCAAGCCTTTTACCCTTAAGCCTGAAGAAAAGTACTCAACCATATAGAGGCGGACCTTCGGATTTGGGGAAGGAAATTTCCACTTGCTTATGAGTTTCAATGATTCCACCATTCTCTGCGTCTCCTCCTTTCGAATTATTTTTTATAGGCATTCACACATTTTTGCAAGTTTCATACGATATCGTATCTTGCTTTATAGGCATGTATCATGATGTCTGGCCCAGCCAGAACATAAGGGGGATTTATTTATGAGGAAGAAAATCAAAATAGGCCTCACCATTTTGCTTTCAGCCATGTTGGTTTTCTCTATTGCAGGCTGCAGTGATAAAAAAGAATCACTTAAGAAAGTCCGAATTGCAGAAGTGACGCGCTCCATCTTCTATGCTCCACAATATGTGGCCATCGAAAAAGGATTTTTTAAAGACGAGGGATTGGATGTAACCCTGACCACGACCCCTGGTGGAGATAAAACGATGACAGCTCTCATTTCAAACGGTGCTGATGTTGCATTGGTTGGATCTGAAACAAGTATCTACGTTTATGCTCAAGGCTCCAGTGATCCGGTCATCAACTTCGCCCAGTTGACACAGACAGATGGAACTTTCCTTGTTTCCCGCGATAAAATCGATAATTTCAACTGGGATATGCTTAAGGGGACTACGTTCCTGGGGCAAAGAAAAGGCGGAATGCCCCAGATGGTCGGGGAATTCGTTCTCAAGAATCATGGAATCGATCCTCATAAAGACCTTAACCTGATTCAAAACATTGATTTTGCCAATGTCGCAAATGCCTTTGCTTCCGGAACAGGCGATTTCGTCCAATTA from Falsibacillus pallidus encodes the following:
- a CDS encoding ABC transporter substrate-binding protein, with protein sequence MRKKIKIGLTILLSAMLVFSIAGCSDKKESLKKVRIAEVTRSIFYAPQYVAIEKGFFKDEGLDVTLTTTPGGDKTMTALISNGADVALVGSETSIYVYAQGSSDPVINFAQLTQTDGTFLVSRDKIDNFNWDMLKGTTFLGQRKGGMPQMVGEFVLKNHGIDPHKDLNLIQNIDFANVANAFASGTGDFVQLFEPTASIFEKEGKGHIVASFGKESGHVPYTTFMAKQSYMKKNKDTVEKFTRAIYKAQQWVDSHSAAETAKVIAPFFENTDLGLIETVVDRYKAQGSFATDPILDEDEWNNLQNIMNEAGELPKQIDHSTLVNTSIAEKVIKK
- a CDS encoding DUF2584 domain-containing protein; its protein translation is MGMPLEFNTMIVTKGNEKRLEENMFSLVKDGYRIYPLDIPIEVKRTKDGESTGIAVIQKLEMQDDKTMIVYQLISLYTTN
- a CDS encoding alpha/beta hydrolase family protein, translating into MVESLKLISKWKFPSPNPKVRLYMVEYFSSGLRVKGLMAEPDDEKQYEGFLYLRGGIKRVGMVRPARIAQFASEGFIVFAPYYRGNEGGEGNEDFAGDDREDAFSAFDLLKDYPRLKDGRIHVFGFSRGGVMALLTGIHRSETSSIVTWGGVSDMHLTYKERKDLRRMMKRVIGGTPNKFPERYDWRTPIHDLENLRAPVLIIHGALDKNVSAEHAKRLEKQLKKLGKSHETWYFNEYTHYFPPSVNRQVVQKLTSWMKSQSRSS